CAGGTGTTTTCGGCAGAACAGATTTATGAAAATGTCTGGCGGGAAGATGCAGGTTATGCGGCGGAAAATACGGTGATGGTACATATCCGTCATATTCGGGGAAAAGTGGAGATTGATACAAGAAAACCAAGATATGTAAAGGTGGTGTGGGGCATTGGCTACAAAATGGAAAAATACGACTGAAAAAATAAAAACAGGATTTCATAAAGAACGAACCCAAAAGATACTGGGAAGTATCTTCGGAATATTTGGAATTCTGGTACTGGGGGTTCTTATCAAATATCAGGTCTATTATATTACGACAACGAGTATGATGATTGGCGTTGTTGGAAATATAAGTTTATGTGCAGGTCTTTGTTTCTTGTCAGAGCCGTATTTGCGGTGGAAATATGAGAAAATTGCAGAGGAAGATTACGAAACCTGGCAGCAAAAGCGAAAAGGATCTTACCGGAATCTTTATATTGCAGGCATAATCGGTGCGGTTTTGTCGATGTTCTATATGTGGGGAATTATGAACTTTTACAATTTATACTGGGGGCATAATTATTCCGCCGGATATGTGATGATGCTTACCGTTTTGATTCAGTTTATCATTGCACAGATTCTGCTGAAAAAATTCTGGGCGAGACGGCTGGATCAGATGATGGCGCGAATGGAGGAAATGAATCAGAAACGGATTGCAGAGGCATTGGAAATTGAGAAAAAAAGTCTGGAAAAGGTGTCGCGTAGCGATCAACTGCGCGTGGATCTGATTACCAATGTGTCCCATGACCTGAAAACACCGTTGACGTCTATGGTGGGATATCTGGAATTGATCAAAAAGGAAGAATTGAGTGAGATGGTTCGCGATTATGTAGAGGTGATTTCTGCCAGGGCAGAGAAACTCGGAGAAATGATCAACAGCCTGTTCAATCTTGCGAAGGCCAGCAGTGGAAATGTAGAATTTCATAAAGAAAATTTTGAGATGAACCGACTGCTGGAACAGATTTTTGCGGATATGC
This window of the Mediterraneibacter butyricigenes genome carries:
- a CDS encoding sensor histidine kinase, with product MATKWKNTTEKIKTGFHKERTQKILGSIFGIFGILVLGVLIKYQVYYITTTSMMIGVVGNISLCAGLCFLSEPYLRWKYEKIAEEDYETWQQKRKGSYRNLYIAGIIGAVLSMFYMWGIMNFYNLYWGHNYSAGYVMMLTVLIQFIIAQILLKKFWARRLDQMMARMEEMNQKRIAEALEIEKKSLEKVSRSDQLRVDLITNVSHDLKTPLTSMVGYLELIKKEELSEMVRDYVEVISARAEKLGEMINSLFNLAKASSGNVEFHKENFEMNRLLEQIFADMQDRIKESGLTFVKQYIKESTALFSDNTYYYRICQNLIENTLKYAAKGTRVFVKTSIVGAQGETAENPQAATEITSETEKDRTGEMTKRKICVEITNTSAYPMNFEADEIVERFARGDKNRSSEGNGLGLAIVSTYAKALGGEFDIKIDCDQFKACLICGDL